The region TGACATCTTTTTTTCAGAACTCCGGCAAGCCAATTAAATCATAGTCAAATCATGGGGAAGAACAAGATCAAAAGCATAAATTCTCTAGAAATTTTGAATCTACATTAGTAGCCAAGTATTACAGCGGCCCATTCTTTATCAGCCTTTATGGTAAGAGTCACCTTTACTGTTTTGGCTATAATTTATCTTCTGCCTTGCTTTATCCACCTTGAGATCCCGTGCCATAACCTCCATTCCGTTAAGGGCTAAGATAGCGGCCTCTTCCTCGCTAGCCGTTTCCATCTCTACAAAGGCGAAGCCTCTATGACGGCCGGTATCGCGATGGGTGGGAATATTGACTTGTTTAACGGTGCCATATGCTGAAAAAACGTTGCTGATGTCTGCCTCAGCCATGTCGAAAGACAGATTACCAACATAAATTGACATCGTAGTTACTCCTAGAGAAAGGGCAGTTATAAGCGATATTTACAATGTGATAAGTCAAGGGAAATATACTTAAACCCGATTTCATACTTTGCGATCGAGATGTAGTTAATTTTCGCTCTAAGATATCAAGGGAATGCATCTATCGACTTAGGGCACGGGATTTTTCAGTTTCTATCTTGAACCTATAATTCATTTGTGAGGAAATTGTGAGGATAGAGAAATAGCGTTAACGTCTTCAGTCCAATAAAGAGATGAGACTTCTTTTGTGATTCTGTTCTATACGCTCAACTCTCTCGATAGAAATCTTGAGTTGGTTTCTCGAAGGGACTCAGGATACTCTCACAGCTTTCACACATTGATCAATTAATCTCTTACATAGCAGGCGAAAGACTTGAATGCTGAAGTGAAGCACGGCAACAACGTAATCGATGAAACGGAGCAGGCCGTCATGCCACCTCAATTGAGTACAGAAATTGAACGTCCCAAGACTTTAACGCTGAACAGGAGGGACCTGTATTGCTATACCAACGATACGAAACAGATTCAGATTATACGAATAGCCAGAGTCTCTGATAATTTCTTGGAGCGGACTGTCTTGCCCAATTGTCAGATCTTGTTTGCAGCAACGGCCGATGCTGAACTTGAAGTCTATACCTACGATGTTGCAACAGCGATTTTAACGGAACGAATTACTTGCGATCGCTTGATTACCCGTCAGCCTCTCAATGCTTCAAGATAGAGGGCTGAGTTCTGCCGAGTTGACTCGATCAGGGGTTCGTTAAACTCGAAAAATCTCAAACTCGTCTTCTGGCCGCCCCACCCCTAAGGATCGCTCCCCTTCAAAGGCATCAGCCGCACCGCTGGCAAAGTTAGCCACCGTGCCCAAAATAGGTAGACGAGAGCTACTAAGAGACTTAAGGGCCTTGAGTACCAGTGAGTGCTGCGTTCGACCAATCCCCACAACCAGCAATAGGCCGTCAGCCTGCCAGCTCAGATACTGAGCATCCGTGTAATCCAAAAGGTGAGCCGTATCATAGACAACCAGATCAAACATATTCTGGAACTGGCCCATTAAATACTGCATTTGAGCTGAAGCCAGTAGCTGACTGGCCCCAGCCAGGGACTGACCTGAAGACAGAATAAACAAGTTAGCGTGATGGGGCGATCGCTGGATGTACTGGGTCGGGTCGAGCTTCTTGTGCAGGATTTCACTCAACCCCTCAAAATTCGGTACCCCTAAATAGCTATGGAGCTGAGGCATGGCCATATTAGCATCCACTAGCAGCACCCGCTGCCCCGTGCTGGCGGCGACCTGCGAAAGATGCATAGCAGCCGTCGTTTTGCCATCGCGTGACGTGACGGAGCTCACCACTAACGACTGAATCGGCATCTCAGAGTTTAAGAACTTCAGCTTCGCATACAGAGCTTCGGCTGCGCGTCTGAGCATCTGTTGAGACTGTTTAGGGCTATGCAGATCGCCAATCTCATGGGTCTCTAGAACTGAGGCTGTCTCACTAAAGGGCAAAGCCCCTAATAAAGGTAGTTGAGTCTCATCTCTTAAATCTGCAGTGCTGTGAAAGACATTCTGTCGCTTCTCTCGGAGCAGCGACAGCCCTATCCCCAGCAACAGACCGCCTAAGACGCCCAGCGCTAACTTGGCGGGTCGGCTTTGCCCTAGCGAGACAGGATCACCGTTCTGATCGCGACGAATCCCTGGGCTAACGGCAAGCTGCCAGGGAATCTGCTGCTGAGCATCTTCGACCTTGAGATTTTCTTGGTTTTCGAGCAGCTGATTGAGTGATTTGGTTGCACCCCCCAACTCACGCTGGATCTCGTTATACCGACGCTGAATGGCAGGAAACTGCTGCAGCTTTCTGTCCACGGCCTCAGAGGCCTGCTGAGCAGCTTGACTCTGGACTTCTAGCACCTGGATATCATTTAGGGTTTCGACGAGTTGCTGGCTGAGACCTCGCTGTAGTGAGCCTTGAAAATTGGGTACGTTGCTGGCGCTGCCGTTCCCAGCCAAATTTTGGCTCGCTAGGTTGCGTGTCTCTTGACTTAGAAGGGTCTTTAGGTTGGCTTGCTTGGCCCTGAGGTCCTGCATTAGGGGGTTGTCATCGGTCAACGTGGCAGCCTGGGCTGCAATTTCAGTTTCAACCTGCTTCAGCTCCCCGATCAGTTGCTGATATCGAGGGTTCTCCGTGAGTGAAGAGGCCGCAATTGCTTCGCTAGGGGCTAGCCCTAGTTGTCCTTGTAGGTTGGCATACAGCG is a window of Acaryochloris thomasi RCC1774 DNA encoding:
- a CDS encoding RNA recognition motif domain-containing protein, with translation MSIYVGNLSFDMAEADISNVFSAYGTVKQVNIPTHRDTGRHRGFAFVEMETASEEEAAILALNGMEVMARDLKVDKARQKINYSQNSKGDSYHKG
- a CDS encoding GumC family protein, whose translation is MRTDPDETTVSLLTAYEQSEDLAFKHMAPFKGASKKGLRVGAVSRFLRRNLLLILATTLGISGLVFYLVWRQPRQYEGEFQLLVEPLSAEGRLTNSAASSPQSQPGSAETDYATLIRLLKSPTVLNKIIGKIQARYADLDHNRLTGTLNVKRVEDSSGKTKLIGVTYQDPDLQQINFVLEQLASGYIQYSKEERQTYLGEGISFISKKLPEARQNVANLEKQLQELQQKYRITNPDTEGAGLAQQARDLESQRLDVRRRLQAQKSLYANLQGQLGLAPSEAIAASSLTENPRYQQLIGELKQVETEIAAQAATLTDDNPLMQDLRAKQANLKTLLSQETRNLASQNLAGNGSASNVPNFQGSLQRGLSQQLVETLNDIQVLEVQSQAAQQASEAVDRKLQQFPAIQRRYNEIQRELGGATKSLNQLLENQENLKVEDAQQQIPWQLAVSPGIRRDQNGDPVSLGQSRPAKLALGVLGGLLLGIGLSLLREKRQNVFHSTADLRDETQLPLLGALPFSETASVLETHEIGDLHSPKQSQQMLRRAAEALYAKLKFLNSEMPIQSLVVSSVTSRDGKTTAAMHLSQVAASTGQRVLLVDANMAMPQLHSYLGVPNFEGLSEILHKKLDPTQYIQRSPHHANLFILSSGQSLAGASQLLASAQMQYLMGQFQNMFDLVVYDTAHLLDYTDAQYLSWQADGLLLVVGIGRTQHSLVLKALKSLSSSRLPILGTVANFASGAADAFEGERSLGVGRPEDEFEIFRV
- a CDS encoding DUF1830 domain-containing protein — protein: MNAEVKHGNNVIDETEQAVMPPQLSTEIERPKTLTLNRRDLYCYTNDTKQIQIIRIARVSDNFLERTVLPNCQILFAATADAELEVYTYDVATAILTERITCDRLITRQPLNASR